The Streptomyces kanamyceticus DNA segment GATCACCTCGTGGCGGATCTCGTCATCGGCACGCAGGAACACCTGGAGCAGGTCACGCCGGGTGACGATACCGACGAGGCGGTCCTCTTCGTCGATGACGGGCAGCCGCTCCACCTTGTGCCGGGCCATGCACCGGGCGCCTTCGGCGATGGTGTTCTCGGCGCGGACACAGACGGGTGGCGTGGACATGAGCTGCCCCGCCGTCCGTGCCGTCGCCTTGGTCCTGTCCCCTCGTGCGGCACGGCTCATCCGGAGCGGCCGGAAGCGGCGCCGCGGCCGGTGCGGGTCAGGAGCCTCGGCCTCGCGCACCAGCAGGTCCGTCTCGGAGATCACCCCGACCACCTTGTCGTCGGCGTCGATCACGGGCAGCCCACTGACGCGATGGTCCGACAGGCGCCTGGCGACCTCCTTGAACGGTGTGCCGTACTGGGCGCTGACGACCTCGCTGGTCATCACGGAACCGATCTTGCTGTGTTTCATCTCTGTCTCCTCCTCAGCGCAGTCGGCGCAGATAAGGGTCATGAGCGGTCCGGGGCAGGAGCCGTACGCGTACGTCCAGTGCCGTGACGCCCCCCGGCCACGCCAGGACGGGATTGAGATCGGCCTCGGCGAGCTGCGGCAGGTCGCGGGCCAGCCGGGACAGCCGGTGCAGCAGCTGCTCCAGGCCTTCGAGGTCGACGGGACCGCTGCCGCCGTGCCCGAAGAGCAGCGGGGCGCAGCGCGGCGCGGTGATCAGGTCATGGACGTCGGCGTCGGTGAGCGGGGCGAGGCGGGCCGCGTGGTCCGCGAGCAGTTCGGTGGCCGTGCCGCCGAGCCCGAACAGGACCAGAGGTCCGAACACCTCGTCCTGGACCACTCCCGCGAACAGTTCGGTGCCGCGCTCGGCGAGCGGCTGCACCACCACTCCGGTGAGCAGACCGGCGAAACGGGTCTCGAAGTCCCGGAAGGCGGCGCGCACTTGGGCGTCCCCCTGCAGATCGAGGTGGATGGCGCGTTGTTCGCTCTTGTGCAGCAGGCCCGGCCAGTGCGCCTTCATCACGATCCTGCCGTCGGGGCCGCGCAGGCGTTCGGCGGCCGCGACCGCCGCCTCCTCGGTCTCCGCCCAGGCCCAGGGCAGTTGCGGGATGCCGTAGCAGCCGAGCAGCTCGGCACAGGCGCGTGGGTCGAGCCAGCCGCCTTCGGGCTGCCCGGCCAGCCAGGTCTCGGCCACCGCCTGGGCGCGGGACGTCTCCACCCCGGCGAGGTCCGGGACGCTGCCCGGCGGCCGGGACAGCCACCGGGCGCGGCGGACGGCGTGCGCCAGAGCGCGTGCGGCGGCCTGCGGGTCCCCGAAGGAGGGCACGGAACCTCCTGCGGTGACCGGCAGGAGCCGCACGGGCAGCGCCTGGTCGAGACGGACCGCGGCGACCGTTCGGGAGCGACGGCCGGGGGCATGGGTAAGGGCCCGGACCAGATCGTCGCCGGTCGCCGCGGCGACCGCGGTGGGGACAAGCACCAGCAGCACGGCGTCGACGCCACTGTGCCCTGCGAGCCGGTCCACACAATTCCTGAGCTGCGCTTCCGTGACGGCGGCTGTGGCGTCCACCGGGTTGGCGGCCGATGCGCCCTCGGGCAACACCGTGACCAGCGCGTCGACGAGGTCGACCGGAAGCGATGGCAGCGCGAGCCCGGCCTCCGCGCACGCGTCCGCCGCGAGTACACCCGCGCCGCCCGCGTTCGTGACGATGACGACACGGTTCCCGGCGGGCGCGGGCTGGGAGTGCAACAAGGCCGCGGCTTCGAGGAGTTCGCCGACCGTGCGGGTGGCGGTGACGCCCGCCTGGGTGAACAGGGCCTGCCGGGTCATGGTCCGGGTGGCGGCCGCGGCGGAGTGCGAGGCCGCGGCCCGCCGACCGGCCGCGGTACGGCCCGCGTCGACGGTGAGCACCGGCATGCGCCGGGTCACGCGACGCGCGGTGCGCGAGAAGGCCCGCGGGTTGCCGAAGGACTCCAGGTGCAACAGGGCCAGGTCCGTGACGCCGTCGCGCTCCCACCACTGCAGCAGGTCGTTGCCGCTGACGTCGTACTTGTCGCCGAGCGAGGCGAAGCTGGAGATGCCGAGGCCGAGGTGGCTCAGGCCGTCGAGCAGGGCGATCCCCACTCCCCCGGACTGCACGGCGACACCTGTCGTACCCGCGTGCGGATGCCGGGCGGCGAAGGTCGCGTCCAGGGACAGCGCCTCGTCCGTGTTGGCGATGCCGAGGCAGTTGGGTCCCACCAGGCGCATTCCGTACGTCCGGCAGGTGGCCAGGAGCGCGCGGGCCTGAGCCCCGTCCAGGCCCGCCGTGACGGACACCAGGGCGCGTACGCCCGCTTTTCCGCACTCCTCGGCCGTGGCGGCCAGGGCCGGTGCGGGCACCGCGAGGACCGCGAGGTCGGGGACCTGGGGCAGCGCGGCCACCGAGGGGTAGGAGGGCACGCTCATCAGCGACGACACGTGCGGGTTGACGGCGAAGAGCTGCCGGGTGAAGCCGCCCGTGCGCAGATTGCGCAGGACGGCGCGGCCGACCGATCCTGCCTTGCGGCCCGCTCCGACCACGGCGATCACGTCCGGCCGCAGCAGCGGCCGAAGGCTGGCCACATCGGCTGTGCCGCCCCGTTCCTCGACCGCCGTCAGGTACGTCTCGTCCTCTTCCAGCTGGATCGTGCAGCGCAGTTCGGGGCCCGTGAAGCGGCGGGCGGTGCGCAGTCCGAGGTCGGCGAAGACCTTCAGCATCTCGTGGTTCTCGGCGAGCGCGTCGGCCGTGAAGGCGGTGATGCCGTCCGCCCGGGCCGCTGAGACCAGGTGTTCCAGGAGCAGGGTGCCGATCCCCCGGTGGTGGAGGCCCTCGGCGACGGCGAGGGAGATCTCCGCCGTGCCGGGCTCGTCCGTCCTCTCGTACTCGGCGAGTCCGATGACCTGGCCCGTGGTCTCGGCGAGCAGCGCGCGGTATCCGGGACGGGGGGCGGCGCAGGCCCGGTCCGCCGCCTGCGCGGCCGACCGGCGGCTCGCGGCGAAGAACCTCAGGCGCAGGTTCTCGGCCGACATCCCCTCGTAGAGCCTCAGCAGGGCGGCACGATCGTCGGTCCTGACGGTCCGTACGCAGGTGGTCGTCCCGTCGGCGAGCAGGGCGTGGACCGGTGCTCGGCTTCGCTCGTCGTGCGTCATCTCGGGCCTCCTGGGGCAGATCCGACCCTTCGAGAATCGCGCGGGCGAAGAGCGGCCCGCAGGGGCTGGCCGGGCAGGGACGGGGGCCGACCGGCCCTATGTGGCCGGTCCTGGCAGCGGCTCGCCGAGTTCGGCCTCCACGGCACCCGCCATCGCCCGCAGGACGTTCAGGGTCCGTTCGGCCTCGGTTTCGTCGACCTCGGTGATGGCGAACCCGACGTGCACGATGACGTAGGTGCCGATCGCCGCCGTCGGCGTGTAGGCGAGGCAGACATCGCGGCGTACGCCTCCGAAGTCGACGGTGGCCATGCGGAGTCCGGCGTCGTCCCTGACCTCTAGGACACGGCCGGGGATGCCCAAGCACATCGCGCTCACTCCTTCGCGAGCCGGGCCGCGGCCACCGCCGCCTGCCCGTAGCTGATGCCGCCGTCACCCACCGGGACGGCTCCGGCCACCAGCACCCGCAGCCCCTGCGCGCGCAGTCGGCGCCTGACCTCGGTGAGCAGACGACGGTTGAGGAAACAGCCTCCGGCGAGGCAGACGGTGCGCGGGGCGCCGTCGGCCACCGCGTGCGCGACCAGTTCGGCGGTCACGAGGGCGAGGGTCAGATGGAAGGCCGCGGCGAGCGCGGGAACGCCCTCCCCGCTGTGCTGCCTGTCCAGCAGGTCGATCAAGGTGGGGCCCGGGTCGTACACCCACAGGCCGTCCACCCGCACGAGGCGGTGGTCCAGGGGCAGCGCGCGCACACTGCCCGCGGCCGCCTCAAGGGCCCCGGCGGCCTCGCCCTCGTAGCTGACGGAGTCGGCGAGGCCCAGCAGGCTCGCCACGGCGTCGAAGAGCCGTCCGGCGCTGGAAGCCCGCGGGGAGTTGATGCCCCGGGCCACCATGGACCGCACGACGGCGGCTTCGGTCGGATCGAGCCGCTCGTTGAAGCGCCTGGTCAGCCAGGGGTAGGGGCGTGGGCCGCCGAGCAGTTCCGTTCCGTGCAGGTAGCCGAGGGCCATGCGGTACGGGTGTTGGACCGCGGCCTCACCACCGGGCAGCGGCGCGGTCGCGAAGCGGCCCGCCCGCCGGTATCCCGTCAGGTCCGCGACGAGGATCTCCCCGCCCCACAGCGTCCCGTCGTCACCGAGTCCCAGGCCGTCGTAGGCGACCCCGACGAACGGCGTACGCAGGTCGTGCTCGGCCGCGCACGCGGCCACGTGGGCGTGGTGGTGCTGGACCGGTATGCGGCGCAGTGACCGGGTACGCGCCCACTGGGTGGAGAGGTACCCGGGATGCAGATCGTGCGCGACGGCTTGCGGGGTGATGCCCGTGAGCCGGACGAGGTCCTCGTACCCCTGTGTGAAGGCGTCGAGCGTGGTCGCGTCGGCCAAGTCCCCGCCGTGCGAGGAGAGATGGGCTCCGTGGCCGTCCGCCAGGGCGAACGTGTGCTTGAGCTGGGCGCCGACCGCCACCAAGGGGCTGGTGGCGGGCACCGGCAGGGGCAGTGGCGCCGGTGCCAGGCCCCGCGCCCTGCGGACCGTGAGCACGGAGCGGCCGACGGCCTGGACGACCGAGTCGTCGTAGCGGGCGCGGATCGGCCGGTCGTGGGTGAGGAACCCGTCGGCGACTTCCGCCAGCGCGTGCCGGGCCTCTGCGTCGTCGGTGGCGATCGGCTCGTCGGCGATGTTGCCGCTGGTGACGACGAGCGGGCGGGCGAGTTCGCGGAGCAGGAGGTGGTGCAGCCCCGTGGTCGGCAGGAACAGACCGACGTCACGGGTTCGCGGACGCACCGCGGGGGCCAGGCCGGGGCCCTGTGCGGCGAGCAGCACCACGGGCCGCGCCGCCGACTCCAGTACGGTCCGCTCGGCACCCGACAACCGGGCCAACTCCCGTACGGCGCACAGGTCCTGCACCATGACGGCGAACGGCTTGGCCGGTCGGCGCTTGCGCTCCCGCAGGGCCAGAACCGCCACCTGGTCGGTGGCGTCACACACCAGCTGATAGCCGCCGAGGCCCTTCAACGCGACGATGCCGCGGCCCTCCACGGTCTTGACCGCGGCACGCAGCGCGGCCTCCCCGCTCAGCGCGTCCCAGGAGAGCCTCGGCCCACAGGAGGCGCAGGCGAGGGGTTCGGCGTGGAAGCGCCGGTCGGTCGGGTCGTCGTACTCCGCCGCGCAGGCCGCACAGAGCGGGAAGCGCCGCATCGTGGTGCGGATCCGGTCGTAGGGAAGGTCTTCGATGACGGTGGCGCGCGGCCCGCAGTCGGCGCAGTTGATGAAGGGGTAGCGGAACCGGCGGGCGGCCGGGTCCAGGAGTTCGTTCAGGCAGGCGGCGCAGATGGCGGCGTCGGGCGGAACCTCCCGCGCGCCGACGGGCAGGGCGCGGGCGATATCGCTGTGCCGGATGGTGAAGCCGGACGTGGCGAGCGGGAGTCGGCCCCGTACGGCGGTCACGCGCACCTGCCGCACTTGGGCGAGAGCGGGTGCGCCGGTGCGCAGCCGCCCGATGAACTCCCACACCGCGTCAGGGGGTCCGGCGACCGTCCCTTCCACGTGGCCCGCGGTGTTGGCGGCCCAGCCCGCCAGGCCGAGGCCGGTCGCCAGCCGATGCACGAAAGGACGGAAGCCCACCCCCTGCACGGTGCCGAACACTTCGAAGCGGAGTGCGCTGCGCTCCGGCATGGATCACTCCTCTCCGGCCCGCGCGACGGCGGAGCGGTGCCGCACGATCTCTTCCTCGACGCTTTCGGCGAGCGGTTCCACCACGGCCTCGACGCTCGGTGACAGGCCGGTGCCCCAGGCACTGTCGGCGCCCTCCACCGCGTACACGACCAGACACCGTGGCAACCGGCCGAGGACGCGGGCGAGTTCGACGGCCTCGCCGAGCCCGAGACCGTGCGAGCTGGTCGTCCGTGGCCGGTCCAGGGCGTCGGCGTCCAGGGCCAGCCGGTGCACGCGTCCGGGACGGACGGGGTGCGCGTGCGCCGCGTCCACCACCACCGCGAGATCCGCCCCCTCCCATGATCCGATCAGGCGGGCCGGGTCTCCGTCGCAGGTGGCGAGGACCGTGCCGGTCGGCAAGGGCCGGTCCGCGGCGCGCTCGCGGAGCCGGGCGAGCACCGCCAGGGCCACGCCGTCGTCACGACGGAACTCGTTGCCGACGCCGATCACCGCGATGCGTGTCCGGGTGGGCATCGCGCCTCCTTCCGCCAGGCCATGCCGCCACTGTGCGAAGGCCGTCCTGGCCTCGCCAGGGGCCGAACGTCCCCTACTGGGGCCGGATCGCCCCTCCCCGACCGGCCCCCTCGGTGGAACCGTCCGAAGCACGGCCCCTGCCGGGGCGTGCCCGAAGGCGGTGACACCGTGGACAAGCCCCTGATCGTCGGCGTCGACGGCTCGGATCCGAGCCTGCGCGCGCTGGACTGGGCGGTGGACGAGGCCGCGGCACACGGTGTGCCGCTGCGTGTCGTCCACGCCTCCAGGTGGGAGTGGTACGAGGGACACGAACCGTCCTTCGGCATCAACCGGCCGTCCGTGGAAGTCCTTTCGGACCACATCGCGGCCTCGGCGGTCGAGCGCGCGCTGCGCCGCACCACCGCCGTGAAGGTGACGAGCGAGATCCTCCCCGAGGATCCGGCCCTCGCGCTCGTGCGGCTCAGCCCGGAGGCCGGGGCGATCGTGGTCGGCAGCCGGGGGCGCGGCGAGCTCGCCGAGCTGCTGCTCGGCTCCGTCAGCCTGTCCGTCGCCGCGCACGCCGCGTCGCCGGTGATCGTCGTACGCGGTCGCGAGGAGAACGTGACGGGTGGCTTCCACACCGTCGTCCTGGGCATCGACGAGCCCGAAGAGGCCGCGCCCTCAACGGAGTTCGCCTTCCACGAAGCGCAGACGCTGAACGCTGCCGTCACGGCCGTCCACGCCTGGCGCTGCCCCGCCCGGGAGGTCCCCGACTTCCCCACGACGGTCCACGAGGACCATCAGCGCCGCGCCGCGGCTCAGGTGGACGAAGCCGTACGGGACGCGACGGCCGCCCGCCCCGAGATCACGGTCCACCGCGAGATCGCCGAGGGCCATGCGCGCGCCGTACTCCTGGACGCCTCCCGCACCGCCGACCTCCTGGTGGTCGGAGCCCGCCGCAGGAAGGGGCACGTGGGCATGCAGCTCGGCCCCGTCAACCACGCGGTGCTGCACCACGCGGCGTGCCCGGTGGCCGTCGTCCCGCACACCTGACAGCGCCCCGCCCTCAGCGGCGTACTCCCGATGAGGCGTACCCCCGATGAGGCGTACCCCCGAACCCCAAGACGCAGGAGGCACCGTGGCACACGCCCGACCGGCAGCCCTGGACGCCCATTGGCGAGCCGCCAACTACCTGGCCGTCGGCCAGATCTACCTGATGAGCAACCCGCTGCTCACCGAGCCGCTGCGCCCCGAGCACATCAAGCCGCGGCTGCTCGGGCACTGGGGCACCTCACCCGGGCTCAACCTCGTCCACACCCACCTCAACCGCGTCATCATCGAGCGCGGCCTGGACGCACTGTGCGTGTGGGGCCCCGGCCACGGCGGCCCCGCGGTCCTCGCCAACTCCTGGCTGGAGGGCAGCTATACGCAGACGTATCCGGACGTCACCCGGGACGCGCAGGGCATGGCGAAGCTGTTCCGCCAGTTCTCCTTCCCCGGCGGCGTGCCCAGCCACGTGGCGCCCGAGACCCCCGGTTCGATCCACGAGGGCGGCGAACTCGGCTACTCCCTGGCGCACGCCTACGGGGCCGCCTTCGACAACCCGGACCTCCTGGTCGCCTGCGTGATCGGCGACGGCGAGGCGGAGACCGGGCCGCTCGCCGCCTCCTGGCACTCCACCAAGTTCCTCGACCCCGTGCACGACGGCGCGGTCCTGCCGATCCTCCACCTCAACGGCTACAAGATCGCCAACCCGACCGTCCTGGCCCGCATCCCCGAAGCCGAACTCGACGCGCTCCTGAAGGGATACGGCCACGAGCCGCTGCACGTCACGGGCGACGACCCGCGCAAGATCCACCACACGATGGCCAAGGCCATGGACCAGGCGCTCGACCGCATCGCCGCCATTCAGCAGACCGCCAGGACCGGCGGAGCACGCGGACGTGCGCGCTGGCCGGTGATCGTGCTGCGTACGCCCAAGGGCTGGACGGGACCCGCGACGGTGGACGGCATGCCGGTCGAGGGCACCTGGCGCTCGCACCAGGTGCCCCTTGCCGGAGTGCGCGAGAACCCCGAACACCTGGCCCAGTTGGAAGGCTGGCTGCGCTCCTACCGTCCCCAGGAGCTCTTCGACGCACACGGCCGTCCTTCCCCCGAGGTCCTCGATTGCGTCCCCGAAGGCCACCGACGCCTGGGAGCGAACCCGCACACGAACGGCGGTCTGCTCACCCGTCAGTTGCCCGCGGTGCCGCTGGAACGCTTCGCCGTGCCCGTCGACAAGCCGGGCACGACCCTGCACGAGCCGACCCGGGTGCTCGGCGCCCTGCTCGCCCGGATCATGGCCGACACCGCCGGGCGGCGCGACTTCCGGGTGGTGGGTCCCGACGAGACCGCCTCCAACCGCCTCGGCGCGCTCTTCGAGGTCACCGGCAAGGCCTGGCAGGCGGGCATCGTCGGCACCGACGAGCACCTCGCCGGGGACGGACGCGTCATGGAGGTGCTGTCCGAACACCTCTGCCAGGGCTGGCTGGAGGGCTACACCCTCACCGGCAGGCACGGCCTGTTCTCCTCCTACGAGGCGTTCGTGCACATCGTCGACTCGATGGTCAACCAGCACATCAAGTGGCTCAAGACCGCGCGCTCACTGCCCTGGCGCGCGCCCGTGCCCTCCCTCAACTACCTGCTGACCTCACACGTCTGGCGCCAGGACAACAACGGCTTCTCGCACCAGGACCCCGGCTTCGTCGACCACGTCCTCAACAAGAGCCCCGACGTCGTACGCGTCTACCTGCCGCCGGACGCCAACACCCTGCTCTCGGTGGCCGAACACGTCCTGCACAGCCGCGACTACGTCAACGTCGTCGTCGCGGGCAAGCAGCCCTGCTTCGACTGGCTCTCCCTGGACGAGGCCCGCGTGCACTGCGCGCGCGGCGCGGGCGTCTGGGAGTGGGCGGGCACGGACGACGGCACACACGACCCGGACGTGGTCCTGGCCTGCGCGGGAGACGTGCCCACGCAGGAAGTCCTCGCGGCGGCGGGACTGCTGCGCCATCACCTGCCCGAACTCGCCGTCCGCGTCGTGAACGTGGTGGACATGACCCGGCTGCTCCCCCACCAGGAACACCCGCACGGCATGGCCGACTTCGAGTACGACGCGCTCTTCACGCCCGACCGCCCGGTGATCTTCGCCTACCACGGCTACCCGTGGCTGGTGCACCGTCTCGCCTACCGCCGCACCGGCCATCCCCATCTCCACGTACGCGGCTACAAGGAAGCGGGCACCACGACCACGCCGTTCGACATGGTGGTCCGCAACGACCTGGACCGCTACCGGCTCGTCATGGACGTCGTCGACCGCGTCCCCGGCCTCGCCGTCCGTGCCGCACAGGTCCGCCAGACCATGGCCGACGCCCGCGCCCGCCACCACTCCTGGATCCGCGCCCACGGCACCGACCTCCCCGAGATCGCCGACTGGACCTGGACCGGCTGAACCTCCGACCGCACCGTGGAGGTGCGCCCCATGACCCCACAGCAGACCATCACCGCGGGCATCGACGGCTCGCTCGAGAGCCTGGAAGCCGCCGACTGGGCGGCCCGCGAAGCCCTGCGCCGCGACCTTCCCCTCCACCTCGTCCACGCCTACGACCAGCCCTCGGACCGGAGCCGCCTGCCCGAGATCGAGGTGCCTTTCCACCGCGAGAGTGGCGCACTCGACCGCGCCGTGCTGCGGCTCGCCGCCGCGCATCCCGCACTCGGGATCCTGGACGAGCAGGTCACCGGGCCACCGGTGGAGTCACTGCTCGCGACAGCCGGATCCGCCGCCCTGCTGGTGCTCGGTTCACGCGGCTTCGGTGCGCTCACCGGCGCCCTGGTCGGCTCCGTCGCGCTGTCCGTCGCGGCCCGGGCCGTCTGCCCTGTCGTCCTGGTACGGGCGGGAGAACATCCTGATGACGGGCGCGAGGACCAGGCAGCGGGCACGCACCGTCCGGTCGTACTCGGCCTCGACCTGGACCACCCGTGCGACGAGCTGCTGGAGTTCGCCTTCACCACCGCGGCCGTCCGACACGCACCGCTCCAGGTGGTGCACGCCTATACGGTTCCCCTGCTCCCCGCCACCGACGCCACCAACCCCGAGGTCGCGAAGTCACACCTTCTCGGGGCGGCGCTCACTCCCTGGCGGCACAAGTTCCCGGCGACGCAGGTCACCGAGCGGCTCGTGCGGGGCCTTGCCGGGCACCATCTCGTCAAGGAAACCGCTGGTGCGGGCCTGCTCGTCATCGGCCGCCGAATCCCTGCCGGGGAACACCTCGGACCGACGGCGCACTCGGTGATCCACCACGCCAAGGACCCGGTCGCGATCGTTCCGCACAACTGACGGATCCCTTCCGCACCAAACCAAGGGGATCGTACGGGCACACGAAGCGCCCGCGCGGCCGAGCGGGGGGCGGTCGCGCGGGCGAGTGCGGCACGAGCGCGTCGCACATCGCGCTCAGGTGTGCCGCACCGGGATGGTCCTGGTGGCCGAACTGCCTTCCGGCACCGGGACCGTGATGGTCAGAACGCCGTCCGTGTAATCCGCGGTCGCCTCTTCGCCGCGTGCGTCGACGGGCAGCCGGACGACTCGGGCGAAGCTGCCGTAGCGGAACTCCGAGTGGCTCTTGTCCACGGTTTCGGCACTGCGCTCGGCGCACAGCGTCAGGACGCCGCCCGTCACCGTGATGTCGATGTCCTTGGCGGGGTCGATGCCGGGGAGTTCGGCACGGAGGGAGTACGTCCCCTCCGTGCGGGACTCCTCGATGCGGATCCCGTGCGCACCGGGGGCCGTATACAGCCCTGGAATCCCGGCCTCCATCCAGCCGAACAGATCCGGCAGCGTCCGGGGCCAGTGCGGAAGCCTGTCGGCCATGCCACTCATCTCGCCCTCCCTCACAGCGGGTTCCGGTCTTCTCACCTCCAGCTTCGCGCCGCCGCTCGGCACCGGCCAGGGCCGAGCGGGCCCCTGTCGAGCCCGGTCGGCCCTGGTCGTCGCCGAAGCCTGCGACTGCGACCTCGGCCGCATGCGATGCCGGAGCAATTGACGTATGGAGCGGGACGGGCCGCGCTCCGCCACACACGACGTGCCGCGTGGCACGCTGGCCCCCGTGGGTCCGCGATCGTCGAGGAGGTTTGCCACGTGGCGCAGCAGATGCCGGCGGATACTGCCGGTGACCCGGACGTCCGCGCCGAGGAGAACCGGCTGCGCAAGGACCTCGGGTTCTGGGGGCTCACCGCGATCGGCTTCTCCAACATCCTCGGCTCGGGCTGGCTGTTCGCCGCCATGTACGCCGCCCAGACCGCGGGTCCCGCCGCGCTGCTCTCCTGGGTCGCGGCCGGGCTGCTCTGCGCACTGGTCGCCCTGGTCATGGTCGAACTCGGCGCCACCAGGCCGGAAGGCGGCGGCACGGTCCGCTGGCCGCTGTACGCGAACGGCCGTCTTGTCGGCACGGTCGTCGGCTGGTCCGTCATGCTCTCCGTGGGCGGCACCGCGGCCGAGATCAGCGCGATCATGCAGTACGCCGCCCACTACGTGCCCGGGCTCTACCGCGGCGGCAGCCTCACGGCGTCGGGCCTCGGCGTCGCCGCCGCGCTGAGCGTTCTGCTCACCGCGCTGAACTGGTTCGCGGTGAAGATGTTCGCCCGGGTGAACAATCTGGTGTCGGTGTTCAAGGTCGTCGTGCCCGTGCTCACGGTGGTCGCCCTGTTCCTCTCCGGCACCCACTCGGGCCGCCTCACGGACCACGGCGGATTCGCCCCGTACGGATACGCGGCCTGCCTCACCGCACTCGCCGGCGGCGGCATCGTGTACTCCGTGAACGGGTTCCAGGCCCCTCTGGACTTCTCCGGAGAAGCCCGCAATCCGCGCCGCAACGTACCCGCCGCCGTCCTCACCGGCATCGGCCTCGCGGTCCTCGTCTACCTCGGGCTCCAACTCGCCTTCCTCTACACGGTGCCCGACTCACTCCTCGCGCACGGCTGGCAGGGGGTCAACTTCGAGTCGCCGTTCGGTCAGCTCGCCCTCGTCCTCAACCTGCACTGGCTCGCCACACTTCTCTACGCCGACGCGGTGGTCTCCCCGGGCGGATCCGCCTACGTGGGCGTCGCGATCGACGCCCGCCACACCTACGCCCTCTCGAAGAACGGCCTGCTGCCCCGCTTCTTCATGCGCATCGATCCCCGCTCCGGCATCGCGCGCCGCGCCCTGGTCCTCAACCTCGCGGTCATCGTCCTCTTCATGCTGCCGTTCGGCGGCTGGCAGGACATCGTGAGCGTGATGGGCGACATGTACCTGATCATCTACGCCGCATCGGCGGTGGCCGTGGCGTCCTTCCGGGCACATGACCGGGCGCGTGGCGTGCCCCTGGCGGACGGCCACATGCCGGGGGTGCGCTGGATCGCACCGGTCAGTTTCGCCGTGGCGACCGAGTTCATCTACTGGTCGGGCTGGGACGACCTGCGGCTCGCCCTTCCTCTCGTCCTCGCCGGTGTCCCGCTGTTCCTGCTGCAACGACGCAGGACAGCGGGCAGTGCCCCGGCCGAGGAACTGCGCCAGGGCGCCTGGCTCGTGTTCCACCTGACGGCGCTCGCCCTGTTGTCGTGGCTCGGCACTTTCGGCGGCTCCGGACATCTGCCGGCGCCGTACGACTCGGTCGTGGTGGGCGCCGTCGCCTTCGCCGTCTTCGGGTGGGCGGTGCGTTCGGGCGCCGCCCACCTCCGCACGAACCCCGCTCACTGAGCGTTCGTGAACGGGGGATCAGGACGGCCAAAAGGAGAAACGCCACACCCTTTTGCGTCAGCCACAGTGGTGCTCCCGCCGTGGTCAGGCTTTCCCTGAAGGCTCGCATGACCGATCTGGCATTTCGCTCCGCAGGCCAACTCGCTGCCGCGGTCGCGGCGAAGGAGGTGTCGAGCGTCGAGCTTCTCGACCACT contains these protein-coding regions:
- a CDS encoding CBS domain-containing protein, which translates into the protein MKHSKIGSVMTSEVVSAQYGTPFKEVARRLSDHRVSGLPVIDADDKVVGVISETDLLVREAEAPDPHRPRRRFRPLRMSRAARGDRTKATARTAGQLMSTPPVCVRAENTIAEGARCMARHKVERLPVIDEEDRLVGIVTRRDLLQVFLRADDEIRHEVIEQVLVRTLWLAPQTITIEVRDGVVTFEGKLERRSEIPIVLHMTREIDGVVAVVDKLTFHVDDSHLQPTDQALWGVADDWLRKL
- a CDS encoding bifunctional acetate--CoA ligase family protein/GNAT family N-acetyltransferase, with translation MTHDERSRAPVHALLADGTTTCVRTVRTDDRAALLRLYEGMSAENLRLRFFAASRRSAAQAADRACAAPRPGYRALLAETTGQVIGLAEYERTDEPGTAEISLAVAEGLHHRGIGTLLLEHLVSAARADGITAFTADALAENHEMLKVFADLGLRTARRFTGPELRCTIQLEEDETYLTAVEERGGTADVASLRPLLRPDVIAVVGAGRKAGSVGRAVLRNLRTGGFTRQLFAVNPHVSSLMSVPSYPSVAALPQVPDLAVLAVPAPALAATAEECGKAGVRALVSVTAGLDGAQARALLATCRTYGMRLVGPNCLGIANTDEALSLDATFAARHPHAGTTGVAVQSGGVGIALLDGLSHLGLGISSFASLGDKYDVSGNDLLQWWERDGVTDLALLHLESFGNPRAFSRTARRVTRRMPVLTVDAGRTAAGRRAAASHSAAAATRTMTRQALFTQAGVTATRTVGELLEAAALLHSQPAPAGNRVVIVTNAGGAGVLAADACAEAGLALPSLPVDLVDALVTVLPEGASAANPVDATAAVTEAQLRNCVDRLAGHSGVDAVLLVLVPTAVAAATGDDLVRALTHAPGRRSRTVAAVRLDQALPVRLLPVTAGGSVPSFGDPQAAARALAHAVRRARWLSRPPGSVPDLAGVETSRAQAVAETWLAGQPEGGWLDPRACAELLGCYGIPQLPWAWAETEEAAVAAAERLRGPDGRIVMKAHWPGLLHKSEQRAIHLDLQGDAQVRAAFRDFETRFAGLLTGVVVQPLAERGTELFAGVVQDEVFGPLVLFGLGGTATELLADHAARLAPLTDADVHDLITAPRCAPLLFGHGGSGPVDLEGLEQLLHRLSRLARDLPQLAEADLNPVLAWPGGVTALDVRVRLLPRTAHDPYLRRLR
- a CDS encoding HypC/HybG/HupF family hydrogenase formation chaperone; protein product: MCLGIPGRVLEVRDDAGLRMATVDFGGVRRDVCLAYTPTAAIGTYVIVHVGFAITEVDETEAERTLNVLRAMAGAVEAELGEPLPGPAT
- the hypF gene encoding carbamoyltransferase HypF; protein product: MPERSALRFEVFGTVQGVGFRPFVHRLATGLGLAGWAANTAGHVEGTVAGPPDAVWEFIGRLRTGAPALAQVRQVRVTAVRGRLPLATSGFTIRHSDIARALPVGAREVPPDAAICAACLNELLDPAARRFRYPFINCADCGPRATVIEDLPYDRIRTTMRRFPLCAACAAEYDDPTDRRFHAEPLACASCGPRLSWDALSGEAALRAAVKTVEGRGIVALKGLGGYQLVCDATDQVAVLALRERKRRPAKPFAVMVQDLCAVRELARLSGAERTVLESAARPVVLLAAQGPGLAPAVRPRTRDVGLFLPTTGLHHLLLRELARPLVVTSGNIADEPIATDDAEARHALAEVADGFLTHDRPIRARYDDSVVQAVGRSVLTVRRARGLAPAPLPLPVPATSPLVAVGAQLKHTFALADGHGAHLSSHGGDLADATTLDAFTQGYEDLVRLTGITPQAVAHDLHPGYLSTQWARTRSLRRIPVQHHHAHVAACAAEHDLRTPFVGVAYDGLGLGDDGTLWGGEILVADLTGYRRAGRFATAPLPGGEAAVQHPYRMALGYLHGTELLGGPRPYPWLTRRFNERLDPTEAAVVRSMVARGINSPRASSAGRLFDAVASLLGLADSVSYEGEAAGALEAAAGSVRALPLDHRLVRVDGLWVYDPGPTLIDLLDRQHSGEGVPALAAAFHLTLALVTAELVAHAVADGAPRTVCLAGGCFLNRRLLTEVRRRLRAQGLRVLVAGAVPVGDGGISYGQAAVAAARLAKE
- a CDS encoding hydrogenase maturation protease encodes the protein MPTRTRIAVIGVGNEFRRDDGVALAVLARLRERAADRPLPTGTVLATCDGDPARLIGSWEGADLAVVVDAAHAHPVRPGRVHRLALDADALDRPRTTSSHGLGLGEAVELARVLGRLPRCLVVYAVEGADSAWGTGLSPSVEAVVEPLAESVEEEIVRHRSAVARAGEE